The Edaphobacter sp. 12200R-103 genome contains a region encoding:
- a CDS encoding glutamine amidotransferase, with protein MFEFLFKYPASMFTKGHFVLLSSWPVWLLVLLIALFSALLAYLTYQRFASKAPELTRRRLWTLCGMQSTFIALILLLLWQPAVTVAALTSHQNIIAVVVDSSRSMGIADSEGKSRETDALSLLQTSLLPAIQKRFQVRLYRLGEDLTSIPNVSGVQADDPATDINGGLKKLADDTRDLPIGAILLLSDGGQNSVEMGESGIALETLEALRNRRLPVHTLGFGIARPSHDIELENISVAPDAVVHARLSAAISFIQYGFTGQTATISIRDGDRPLASRSVTLAPDGVLQTESLFFSPGEAGARDLRFSIDPMPNEGNVENNQGVRPLLVSEAKRRVLYVEGEPRWEFKFIRRAEEDDPTIDLVSMLRTSENKIYRQGIKDPTELAEGFPTRAEDLFGYSGIIIGSVDAAYFSPMQRELLREYVDRRGGGILFLGGRMALSEGGWGTSDVNELLPAFLPNDRNSFHRNPATVELTSSGTESSITRLLDDPAKNAERWKKLTYLADYQDAGTPKPGASVLAQMNAGRRKLPLLITQPYGHGRTAILATGGTWRWQMAEALGDRSHDLFWQQLIRWLVAETPGPVMAAVSPHLLMDTGKIQLTADVHDAQFQPALNVHVSAHIFGPGNRSAFVDLSPSRQTPGRYEANWNADKAGGYLADISAADQNSRQEMGRDTVTFRREDGVAENFHTVQNRRLLQQLSKETGGRYWQPNEVKTLPQEITYSEAGISVRQTYPIWNMPIIFLLLLGMLSTEWLLRRRWGIV; from the coding sequence ATGTTTGAGTTTCTCTTCAAATATCCGGCATCGATGTTTACGAAGGGACATTTCGTCCTTCTATCGTCATGGCCCGTCTGGCTGCTCGTACTTCTGATCGCTCTCTTCTCAGCGCTGCTGGCATACCTCACCTACCAGCGCTTCGCCAGCAAGGCACCCGAACTGACAAGACGCAGACTATGGACACTCTGCGGTATGCAATCGACCTTCATTGCATTGATACTGCTGCTTTTATGGCAGCCGGCCGTCACCGTAGCCGCTCTCACGTCCCATCAGAACATCATCGCCGTCGTCGTAGACTCCTCCCGTAGTATGGGCATCGCTGACAGCGAAGGTAAATCCAGGGAGACCGACGCACTCTCTCTGCTGCAGACTTCCCTTCTGCCCGCAATCCAAAAGCGTTTTCAGGTACGCCTCTACAGGCTGGGAGAGGATCTTACTTCTATTCCAAATGTTTCCGGTGTCCAGGCCGATGATCCAGCTACGGATATCAACGGTGGACTCAAGAAACTTGCTGATGACACAAGAGATCTCCCCATTGGAGCCATTCTCCTTCTAAGTGATGGGGGACAGAACTCCGTGGAGATGGGTGAATCCGGAATCGCGCTCGAAACTCTTGAGGCTCTTCGCAATCGCAGACTACCGGTTCATACCCTTGGGTTTGGAATCGCGCGACCCAGCCATGATATTGAACTGGAAAACATCAGTGTGGCTCCAGACGCCGTTGTCCATGCCAGATTGTCGGCAGCCATAAGCTTCATTCAGTATGGATTCACCGGCCAGACCGCAACCATCTCTATCCGCGATGGAGACAGGCCTCTGGCCAGCCGAAGCGTGACTCTCGCACCGGACGGCGTTCTTCAGACCGAGTCCCTCTTCTTTTCGCCGGGGGAGGCAGGTGCCCGTGATCTGCGATTTTCTATCGATCCAATGCCGAACGAAGGGAACGTTGAAAATAACCAGGGTGTACGTCCTCTCCTCGTCAGTGAGGCGAAACGCCGTGTCTTGTATGTAGAGGGCGAACCCCGGTGGGAGTTCAAGTTCATTCGCCGTGCGGAAGAGGACGATCCAACCATCGATCTTGTCTCTATGCTGCGAACCAGCGAGAACAAAATCTACCGGCAGGGCATTAAAGACCCAACGGAGCTGGCCGAGGGATTTCCCACACGTGCCGAAGACCTGTTTGGCTACTCCGGCATCATCATCGGCTCCGTCGATGCGGCTTATTTTTCCCCGATGCAGCGGGAGTTGCTGCGAGAGTATGTCGACCGCAGGGGAGGAGGCATTCTCTTTCTTGGTGGGAGGATGGCGCTCAGTGAAGGCGGGTGGGGCACCTCCGATGTAAATGAACTGCTGCCCGCATTCCTCCCCAACGACCGTAACAGCTTTCATCGCAATCCTGCTACGGTCGAGCTGACCTCGTCCGGTACGGAATCCAGCATCACTCGCCTCCTCGATGATCCGGCCAAAAACGCCGAACGCTGGAAGAAGCTCACCTATCTCGCCGACTACCAGGATGCCGGAACTCCCAAGCCCGGGGCATCGGTCCTGGCGCAGATGAATGCTGGCCGCCGTAAGCTGCCGCTACTGATCACACAGCCCTACGGCCACGGACGCACAGCGATTCTGGCGACAGGCGGTACCTGGCGCTGGCAGATGGCGGAGGCCCTGGGCGATCGCTCTCACGATCTTTTCTGGCAACAGCTGATTCGTTGGCTGGTGGCAGAGACTCCTGGTCCTGTCATGGCTGCGGTATCGCCTCATCTTCTGATGGACACCGGAAAGATTCAGCTCACGGCCGACGTGCATGACGCACAGTTTCAGCCGGCGTTGAATGTTCATGTCTCCGCTCACATCTTCGGTCCCGGCAATAGGAGTGCGTTCGTCGACCTGTCTCCCTCTCGACAGACTCCTGGACGGTATGAGGCTAACTGGAATGCAGACAAGGCTGGAGGATATCTAGCTGATATTTCGGCTGCAGATCAGAATTCCAGGCAGGAGATGGGAAGGGATACCGTTACATTCCGCCGCGAAGATGGAGTAGCGGAAAATTTTCATACCGTGCAGAACCGTCGCCTTCTACAGCAGCTTTCAAAAGAGACTGGTGGAAGGTATTGGCAGCCCAACGAGGTAAAGACACTCCCGCAGGAGATCACCTATTCGGAAGCGGGCATATCCGTGCGACAAACGTATCCGATATGGAACATGCCCATCATCTTTCTTCTGCTTCTTGGGATGCTCTCCACTGAATGGCTTCTACGTCGCAGATGGGGAATCGTATGA
- a CDS encoding DUF4159 domain-containing protein translates to MKLSLVAAVSAVAALSCVGVRAYQRVADFGFGNDESPSNIKAEFYWSRLAFASNLQSLGSGFGSYGYWRRNAWSRDYPKADRQFLIAMHRLTRIDGRPTEQVVNLDSDEIYNYPWIYAVQVQMWSFTDKEARRLREYLLKGGFLMVDDFHGTEDWENFMNGMRQVLPDYPVEDLQSGDEIFHTLYDVDNRMQIPGEHFVRTRRTYEKDGYQPKWRAIRDQKGRIMVAICHNMHLGDAWEWADDPNYPEVFASMAFRVGLDYIIYDMTH, encoded by the coding sequence ATGAAGCTCTCGCTTGTAGCTGCCGTATCGGCCGTCGCCGCGCTAAGCTGTGTCGGTGTGCGGGCTTACCAGAGGGTGGCGGACTTTGGCTTCGGGAATGATGAATCTCCATCGAACATTAAGGCCGAGTTTTATTGGTCGCGACTGGCCTTTGCTTCGAATCTTCAGTCACTTGGAAGCGGGTTTGGGAGTTATGGATACTGGCGGCGCAATGCTTGGTCTCGCGATTACCCCAAGGCCGACCGTCAGTTTCTTATCGCAATGCACCGGCTCACCCGGATCGACGGCCGTCCCACCGAACAAGTGGTCAACCTCGATTCGGACGAGATCTATAACTACCCGTGGATCTATGCCGTACAGGTACAGATGTGGTCCTTCACCGATAAGGAAGCCCGTCGGCTACGGGAATATCTCCTGAAAGGAGGATTCCTGATGGTCGATGATTTCCACGGCACCGAAGACTGGGAAAACTTCATGAATGGTATGCGCCAGGTTCTTCCTGATTACCCCGTGGAGGATCTGCAAAGTGGCGACGAGATCTTTCATACCCTGTACGACGTCGACAACAGAATGCAGATTCCTGGCGAGCACTTTGTGCGTACACGTCGAACCTATGAGAAAGACGGCTATCAGCCCAAGTGGCGAGCCATTCGTGATCAGAAAGGAAGGATTATGGTCGCCATCTGTCACAACATGCATCTGGGCGATGCCTGGGAATGGGCAGACGACCCCAATTATCCAGAAGTCTTTGCATCCATGGCATTTCGCGTAGGACTCGATTACATCATTTATGACATGACGCATTAG
- a CDS encoding DUF4159 domain-containing protein, which translates to MRHMRRIFWWIAFAGIVAGTLLAQRFREYPSVEYGAHLPLPPDWQRSAEWTFARLMFPPGPLDGYRGRFDGPWQEGLSLWTQDYPRADRAMANAVRRLTNVDARSVEQPVSLDNGDEIYNWPWLYAVQVGEWGLTQKEADKLRDYLLRGGFFMADDCHGSQEEAYFEKTMKMVFPEKNLVDIPNDDPIFHTFFDLDDRFQIPGAEHLRTGHKKDGYVAHWKGIYDDKGRLMVAFSLNSDLGDSWEFLDDPRYPSKFSVLGTKIGVNYVLYAMTH; encoded by the coding sequence ATGCGGCATATGAGAAGAATCTTCTGGTGGATTGCATTTGCTGGCATCGTGGCTGGAACGCTCCTGGCCCAGCGTTTTCGTGAGTATCCATCGGTTGAGTATGGAGCACATCTGCCGCTCCCACCTGACTGGCAGAGATCTGCTGAGTGGACCTTCGCCCGGCTCATGTTCCCACCAGGACCTTTGGATGGATATCGCGGACGCTTCGATGGACCATGGCAGGAGGGGCTTTCACTCTGGACGCAGGATTATCCCAGAGCCGATAGAGCGATGGCGAATGCTGTGCGACGACTAACAAATGTTGATGCGCGTTCTGTGGAGCAGCCGGTCAGCCTGGATAACGGAGACGAGATATACAACTGGCCGTGGCTTTATGCCGTGCAGGTAGGTGAGTGGGGACTGACGCAGAAGGAAGCGGACAAGTTACGGGATTATCTCTTGCGAGGAGGATTCTTTATGGCGGATGACTGCCACGGCTCGCAGGAGGAAGCCTACTTCGAAAAGACGATGAAGATGGTCTTTCCTGAAAAAAATCTCGTCGATATTCCAAATGACGACCCGATCTTTCATACGTTCTTCGACCTCGACGATCGCTTCCAGATTCCAGGCGCAGAGCATCTGAGAACCGGACATAAGAAGGATGGGTACGTCGCCCACTGGAAGGGTATCTATGATGACAAAGGGAGATTGATGGTCGCGTTTTCCCTTAACTCCGATCTTGGCGACTCGTGGGAGTTTCTGGATGATCCCAGGTACCCATCAAAGTTTTCTGTGCTTGGCACCAAAATTGGCGTTAACTATGTCCTTTACGCGATGACTCACTGA
- a CDS encoding multicopper oxidase family protein yields MRRRSFFKLGAMGLAGRACAGLVLPGQSQLPELSARAADYTLRIAPVTVELDPSRILSTIGYNGTAPGPLLRMREGKPVTVEVINDTDTPELVHWHGMLIPPEVDGTEEEGTPFIPPRGRRRFRLVPGPAGTRWYHTHAMAMDDLHRGTFTGQFGFVYVERASDPGRYDQEHFLALRDWEPFFTSTMEDDDDDTHNDPVFEKPMTISTDPNGLEVGSMTYSINDKSLGFGEPIRVREGQKVLLHLLNASAIENRRVALAGHRMRVIALDGNAVPKSQDVDSLFLGAGERADVVIEMTNPGIWILGGTEKTVREYGLGVVIEYAGQHKQPRWIDPPHRSWDYTIFGNEAATSQSSAQTIEMIFEKIPGGAGRFNSWLINGKPYPHEREFVLEKGLRYRLVMRNRTDDAHPMHLHRHLWELVEINGKKTAGIIKDTVVVPYYGRATVEFTADQPGLSLFHCHLQQHMDYGFKALFRYA; encoded by the coding sequence ATGAGGCGGCGTTCCTTTTTTAAGCTGGGTGCCATGGGACTGGCGGGCAGAGCGTGTGCCGGTCTTGTTCTCCCGGGCCAGTCTCAACTTCCAGAATTATCTGCCCGGGCCGCCGACTACACCCTACGCATTGCTCCCGTTACTGTTGAGTTGGACCCCTCTCGCATCCTCTCGACCATTGGCTACAATGGCACGGCTCCCGGACCGTTGCTTAGGATGCGGGAGGGGAAGCCTGTCACAGTCGAAGTGATCAACGACACGGATACTCCCGAGCTTGTGCACTGGCATGGGATGCTGATTCCTCCTGAGGTGGACGGTACCGAAGAAGAGGGCACTCCTTTCATTCCGCCGAGAGGCCGTCGGAGATTCCGCCTTGTTCCAGGACCAGCGGGAACACGCTGGTATCACACGCATGCCATGGCAATGGATGACCTGCACCGCGGGACGTTTACGGGGCAGTTTGGCTTTGTGTATGTAGAGAGAGCCAGTGATCCTGGGCGCTATGATCAGGAACACTTTCTCGCGCTGAGAGACTGGGAACCCTTCTTCACCAGCACTATGGAAGATGACGACGACGATACGCACAACGATCCGGTGTTTGAGAAGCCAATGACGATCAGCACAGACCCGAATGGGCTGGAAGTCGGCTCGATGACCTACTCCATCAATGACAAGAGCTTAGGGTTCGGAGAACCTATCCGGGTGCGCGAGGGACAGAAAGTTCTTCTCCACCTTCTGAATGCCAGTGCGATTGAAAACCGCCGGGTCGCCCTGGCGGGACACAGGATGAGAGTGATTGCTCTAGATGGAAACGCTGTCCCGAAGTCGCAGGATGTGGACTCGCTCTTTCTCGGGGCAGGGGAGCGTGCCGATGTTGTTATCGAGATGACGAATCCAGGGATCTGGATCCTGGGAGGTACAGAGAAGACTGTACGGGAATACGGCCTGGGAGTGGTAATCGAATATGCAGGTCAGCATAAACAGCCGCGGTGGATCGATCCTCCACACCGTTCCTGGGACTACACCATCTTCGGAAATGAAGCCGCGACGTCTCAATCATCGGCTCAAACGATCGAGATGATCTTTGAAAAGATCCCGGGGGGCGCAGGCAGATTTAATTCCTGGCTGATCAATGGAAAGCCCTACCCGCACGAGCGCGAGTTCGTTCTGGAGAAGGGCCTTCGGTATCGTCTGGTGATGCGGAATCGAACCGATGATGCGCACCCCATGCACCTTCATCGGCACCTTTGGGAGCTGGTAGAGATCAACGGAAAGAAGACTGCCGGAATTATCAAGGACACGGTGGTGGTGCCTTACTACGGAAGGGCAACAGTAGAATTCACTGCCGATCAGCCTGGCCTTTCACTCTTCCATTGTCATCTGCAGCAGCACATGGATTACGGATTCAAAGCATTGTTTCGATACGCCTGA